The window CTGAGACTCTCCAGGTTCAAAACGTCATAAAGTCCTTCCCTGAGAACCTTTGAGAAGTTTATCTTTTTTTCTTCCGCTAATTCCTTAAGCCACTTTGGAATCGTGACGTTAATCCTGGCATACTCGGTTTTGCGGTTCCGATATACGGGAAGAACTACGTCGACCAGGGCCAACGTCACGGACCCGCCTTCTTTCGGTCTCTTGTCGTACTCCAAACGGTCAATAGGAGTTGGCTCCGGGATGTTGTGGCCGTCCTCAATCATTCCCTCCAGGTGTAACGCGAGACCCTCTTTCGATGCCTCCAGAACTTCCTCAAAACTCGCTCCAGGACCAGGACCGGTAACAAGACCCGGAAGGTCCGGGAACGTAACGCTGGTCTGCTGCTGGCCGTCCTCGTCGGTCCAGAAATGGATAACGGCGGGATAGACGAAATAATTTTTACTCATTCAATTCACCTCACCACTATTATAATACGCATTGACAGTACGCACAAGACAGTGTCCGCAGGGTCCTACAAGACCAGGGCTTAAAGCCAGTAAACAGGGGTCAGTTCTGTGTTAAAAAACAGTAAATCGATTGAGACGCACAGAAGGGGCCTGCTTGTCCTAGTTAGTTAATTACAGAAGCAAACACACTGGGAGGGTGATTAGAACAGCTCACAATCAATCCTGTGAAGCCTCGGGTGGTTGCGGGCTGTATTATATTCGTGGTATAATATTTGTTTAGGCTTTTAATCCGTGTGACGGGAGAGGGGAAGGCCAGCAACTAAGGACGGTATCAATCGAGGGCGAGCCGTGGTTCGCGGCGAGGGATGTTTGCGACGTACTGGAAATCCAACAGGTCGTAAGGGCTGTCGAACGACTCGACGAGGACGAAAAGGGTATGAGTTTAATTCACACCCTTGGAGGAAACCAGGAAACGACAATCGTAAACGAACCGGGCCTTTATCGTTTAATAATGGGAAGTCGCAAACCGGAGGCCAGAGAATTTAAACGCTGGGTCGTCCATGAGGTCCGCCAAAGACTGCAAACGGGCTTTACGGGACCAGCACGTTACCAGGACCGACGTTCTGGAGAAAGTTAAGGGGCTGGCGATGTTACCGGATGATGTCCACGTTACGGTCGATATAGCTGCGGAGTATTACGGAGTCCAAAAACAAACAATAAAAAACCTTATCTTTGACCATATGGCTGAGATGGTTTTCGACGGGATGCAGGTTCTAAGAGGTGCGGATTTAAAGGAATTCAAAGCTCGGTTTCTTGAAGAAACGAACCTCGAAAATAAATATAAATTCGCTCCTTCGCTGACCCTGCTTCCTCGCCAAGCGGTCCTCAGAATCGGGATGCTGTTCCGGGACAGCGAGGTCGCCAGGAGGGGGCTTCCGTTAGGAAACCTCACGGCAACAGAGGCTTCTATCCGATTCGAAAGGTAACTTTAAACCTCGTCTTTTCCTCCGGTTCGAATCGGAATCCTTTATCTCCGGGATACGGCTTGCGGTGGTCGTGGGTTCCGTCGATGATGTCCTCCGGGATT is drawn from Bacillota bacterium and contains these coding sequences:
- a CDS encoding type II toxin-antitoxin system HicB family antitoxin — encoded protein: MSKNYFVYPAVIHFWTDEDGQQQTSVTFPDLPGLVTGPGPGASFEEVLEASKEGLALHLEGMIEDGHNIPEPTPIDRLEYDKRPKEGGSVTLALVDVVLPVYRNRKTEYARINVTIPKWLKELAEEKKINFSKVLREGLYDVLNLESLRDKDE
- a CDS encoding Bro-N domain-containing protein; translation: MEGEPWFAARDVCDVLEIQQVVRAVERLDEDEKGMSLIHTLGGNQETTIVNEPGLYRLIMGSRKPEAREFKRWVVHEVRQRLQTGFTGPARYQDRRSGES